Proteins found in one Aethina tumida isolate Nest 87 chromosome 1, icAetTumi1.1, whole genome shotgun sequence genomic segment:
- the LOC109604559 gene encoding KH domain-containing, RNA-binding, signal transduction-associated protein 2 isoform X1: protein MRQPEMTDKYDSNGDYAAYGDNFKRKSNAAEKIEIEDVDNEEANPQSQKSGEYVRELLAEKISIDQNKFPNATKLIDQEISKTQQLGKPQPKDQKYVDIYREKPIKVTVKVLVPVREHPKFNFVGKLLGPKGNSMKRLQEETMCKMAVLGRGSMKDRQKEEELRNSLDPKYGHLSDDLHVEISALGPPAEAHARVAFALAEVRKYLIPDNNDNIRQEQMREMEIITSSEPPPAVPEERISSRRLANSASILRSAPVARPPLTMRTATRTPVSTPRVMPAKTKIMSILDRARIAMEESYGYDDEPYDPAPASYDPAPPYGSTLGGGSSSGTNHSRSYSSYHHHHEPDYEPTDYYRESASSYGDLHQKRRNIDVFPGVPAKRIGLVKPRRQISNVDYSLGRVYIKFPNN from the exons ATGCGGCAGCCCGAAATGACCGACAAATACGATTCGAACGGTGATTATGCCGCGTACGGCGACAATTTCAAACGCAAGAGCAACGCCGCCGAGAAGATCGAGATCGAGGACGTCGACAACGAGGAGGCGAATCCGCAGAGCCAGAAATCCGGGGAGTATGTCAGGGAGCTGCTCGCCGAGAAAATATCGATTGACCAAAATAAGTTTCCCAATGCTACTAAACTCATCGACCaag aaatctccaaaactcaacaactaggAAAACCCCAACCAAAAGACCAGAAGTATGTGGACATCTACAGGGAAAAGCCGATAAAAGTAACTGTCAAAGTTCTAGTACCAGTGAGGGAACATCCAAAG TTCAACTTTGTGGGAAAATTGTTGGGACCAAAGGGCAACTCTATGAAACGCCTCCAGGAGGAGACCATGTGCAAAATGGCCGTGCTAGGCCGCGGCTCCATGAAGGACCGCCAGAAGGAGGAAGAGCTGCGCAACTCCCTGGACCCCAAGTACGGCCACCTTTCCGACGACCTGCACGTCGAAATCTCCGCACTGGGTCCGCCAGCCGAGGCCCACGCTAGGGTCGCATTCGCCCTGGCCGAAGTGCGAAAATATCTGATTCCGGACAACAACGACAACATCAGGCAGGAGCAGATGCGTGAGATGGAGATCATCACGTCGTCGGAGCCTCCACCGGCCGTTCCCGAGGAGAGGATCTCGTCAAGGAGACTCGCCAACTCAGCATCGATTCTCAGAT CAGCTCCAGTGGCCAGACCGCCGCTGACCATGCGCACGGCCACCCGCACGCCAGTGTCGACACCTCGTGTGATGCCGGCGAAAACGAAGATCATGTCAATCCTGGACAGGGCCCGCATCGCGATGGAGGAGAGCTACGGCTACGACGACGAACCGTACGATCCGGCACCCGCGTCCTACGACCCGGCTCCGCCTTACGGCTCGACGCTCGGCGGCGGCAGCAGCAGCGGCACCAACCATTCGCGCTCCTACTCGTCCTATCACCACCACCACGAGCCGGACTACGAGCCCACCGACTACTACAGGGAGAGCGCCTCCTCCTACG GAGACTTGCATCAGAAAAGGCGTAACATTGATGTATTTCCCGGGGTTCCCGCTAAGAGAATTGGGCTTGTCAAGCCGAGGAGGCAGATTTCTAATGTGGACTACAGTTTGGGCAGAGTCTACATAAAATTCCCTAACAATTAA
- the LOC109604559 gene encoding KH domain-containing, RNA-binding, signal transduction-associated protein 2 isoform X2: protein MRQPEMTDKYDSNGDYAAYGDNFKRKSNAAEKIEIEDVDNEEANPQSQKSGEYVRELLAEKISIDQNKFPNATKLIDQEISKTQQLGKPQPKDQKYVDIYREKPIKVTVKVLVPVREHPKFNFVGKLLGPKGNSMKRLQEETMCKMAVLGRGSMKDRQKEEELRNSLDPKYGHLSDDLHVEISALGPPAEAHARVAFALAEVRKYLIPDNNDNIRQEQMREMEIITSSEPPPAVPEERISSRRLANSASILRSPVARPPLTMRTATRTPVSTPRVMPAKTKIMSILDRARIAMEESYGYDDEPYDPAPASYDPAPPYGSTLGGGSSSGTNHSRSYSSYHHHHEPDYEPTDYYRESASSYGDLHQKRRNIDVFPGVPAKRIGLVKPRRQISNVDYSLGRVYIKFPNN, encoded by the exons ATGCGGCAGCCCGAAATGACCGACAAATACGATTCGAACGGTGATTATGCCGCGTACGGCGACAATTTCAAACGCAAGAGCAACGCCGCCGAGAAGATCGAGATCGAGGACGTCGACAACGAGGAGGCGAATCCGCAGAGCCAGAAATCCGGGGAGTATGTCAGGGAGCTGCTCGCCGAGAAAATATCGATTGACCAAAATAAGTTTCCCAATGCTACTAAACTCATCGACCaag aaatctccaaaactcaacaactaggAAAACCCCAACCAAAAGACCAGAAGTATGTGGACATCTACAGGGAAAAGCCGATAAAAGTAACTGTCAAAGTTCTAGTACCAGTGAGGGAACATCCAAAG TTCAACTTTGTGGGAAAATTGTTGGGACCAAAGGGCAACTCTATGAAACGCCTCCAGGAGGAGACCATGTGCAAAATGGCCGTGCTAGGCCGCGGCTCCATGAAGGACCGCCAGAAGGAGGAAGAGCTGCGCAACTCCCTGGACCCCAAGTACGGCCACCTTTCCGACGACCTGCACGTCGAAATCTCCGCACTGGGTCCGCCAGCCGAGGCCCACGCTAGGGTCGCATTCGCCCTGGCCGAAGTGCGAAAATATCTGATTCCGGACAACAACGACAACATCAGGCAGGAGCAGATGCGTGAGATGGAGATCATCACGTCGTCGGAGCCTCCACCGGCCGTTCCCGAGGAGAGGATCTCGTCAAGGAGACTCGCCAACTCAGCATCGATTCTCAGAT CTCCAGTGGCCAGACCGCCGCTGACCATGCGCACGGCCACCCGCACGCCAGTGTCGACACCTCGTGTGATGCCGGCGAAAACGAAGATCATGTCAATCCTGGACAGGGCCCGCATCGCGATGGAGGAGAGCTACGGCTACGACGACGAACCGTACGATCCGGCACCCGCGTCCTACGACCCGGCTCCGCCTTACGGCTCGACGCTCGGCGGCGGCAGCAGCAGCGGCACCAACCATTCGCGCTCCTACTCGTCCTATCACCACCACCACGAGCCGGACTACGAGCCCACCGACTACTACAGGGAGAGCGCCTCCTCCTACG GAGACTTGCATCAGAAAAGGCGTAACATTGATGTATTTCCCGGGGTTCCCGCTAAGAGAATTGGGCTTGTCAAGCCGAGGAGGCAGATTTCTAATGTGGACTACAGTTTGGGCAGAGTCTACATAAAATTCCCTAACAATTAA
- the LOC109604559 gene encoding KH domain-containing, RNA-binding, signal transduction-associated protein 2 isoform X3, whose translation MRQPEMTDKYDSNGDYAAYGDNFKRKSNAAEKIEIEDVDNEEANPQSQKSGEYVRELLAEKISIDQNKFPNATKLIDQEISKTQQLGKPQPKDQKYVDIYREKPIKVTVKVLVPVREHPKFNFVGKLLGPKGNSMKRLQEETMCKMAVLGRGSMKDRQKEEELRNSLDPKYGHLSDDLHVEISALGPPAEAHARVAFALAEVRKYLIPDNNDNIRQEQMREMEIITSSEPPPAVPEERISSRRLANSASILRSPVARPPLTMRTATRTPVSTPRVMPAKTKIMSILDRARIAMEESYGYDDEPYDPAPASYDPAPPYGSTLGGGSSSGTNHSRSYSSYHHHHEPDYEPTDYYRESASSYEPSSHRWKYKTATSSSSARHSESSRYRTSPYSRPSK comes from the exons ATGCGGCAGCCCGAAATGACCGACAAATACGATTCGAACGGTGATTATGCCGCGTACGGCGACAATTTCAAACGCAAGAGCAACGCCGCCGAGAAGATCGAGATCGAGGACGTCGACAACGAGGAGGCGAATCCGCAGAGCCAGAAATCCGGGGAGTATGTCAGGGAGCTGCTCGCCGAGAAAATATCGATTGACCAAAATAAGTTTCCCAATGCTACTAAACTCATCGACCaag aaatctccaaaactcaacaactaggAAAACCCCAACCAAAAGACCAGAAGTATGTGGACATCTACAGGGAAAAGCCGATAAAAGTAACTGTCAAAGTTCTAGTACCAGTGAGGGAACATCCAAAG TTCAACTTTGTGGGAAAATTGTTGGGACCAAAGGGCAACTCTATGAAACGCCTCCAGGAGGAGACCATGTGCAAAATGGCCGTGCTAGGCCGCGGCTCCATGAAGGACCGCCAGAAGGAGGAAGAGCTGCGCAACTCCCTGGACCCCAAGTACGGCCACCTTTCCGACGACCTGCACGTCGAAATCTCCGCACTGGGTCCGCCAGCCGAGGCCCACGCTAGGGTCGCATTCGCCCTGGCCGAAGTGCGAAAATATCTGATTCCGGACAACAACGACAACATCAGGCAGGAGCAGATGCGTGAGATGGAGATCATCACGTCGTCGGAGCCTCCACCGGCCGTTCCCGAGGAGAGGATCTCGTCAAGGAGACTCGCCAACTCAGCATCGATTCTCAGAT CTCCAGTGGCCAGACCGCCGCTGACCATGCGCACGGCCACCCGCACGCCAGTGTCGACACCTCGTGTGATGCCGGCGAAAACGAAGATCATGTCAATCCTGGACAGGGCCCGCATCGCGATGGAGGAGAGCTACGGCTACGACGACGAACCGTACGATCCGGCACCCGCGTCCTACGACCCGGCTCCGCCTTACGGCTCGACGCTCGGCGGCGGCAGCAGCAGCGGCACCAACCATTCGCGCTCCTACTCGTCCTATCACCACCACCACGAGCCGGACTACGAGCCCACCGACTACTACAGGGAGAGCGCCTCCTCCTACG AACCGTCCTCGCACCGCTGGAAGTATAAAACTGCCACGTCGTCGTCGAGCGCTCGCCACAGCGAGAGCTCTCGCTATCGCACGTCGCCGTACAGTAGGCCGTCGAAATAA
- the LOC109604559 gene encoding KH domain-containing, RNA-binding, signal transduction-associated protein 2 isoform X4 — translation MRQPEMTDKYDSNGDYAAYGDNFKRKSNAAEKIEIEDVDNEEANPQSQKSGEYVRELLAEKISIDQNKFPNATKLIDQEISKTQQLGKPQPKDQKYVDIYREKPIKVTVKVLVPVREHPKFNFVGKLLGPKGNSMKRLQEETMCKMAVLGRGSMKDRQKEEELRNSLDPKYGHLSDDLHVEISALGPPAEAHARVAFALAEVRKYLIPDNNDNIRQEQMREMEIITSSEPPPAVPEERISSRRLANSASILRSAPVARPPLTMRTATRTPVSTPRVMPAKTKIMSILDRARIAMEESYGYDDEPYDPAPASYDPAPPYGSTLGGGSSSGTNHSRSYSSYHHHHEPDYEPTDYYRESASSYG, via the exons ATGCGGCAGCCCGAAATGACCGACAAATACGATTCGAACGGTGATTATGCCGCGTACGGCGACAATTTCAAACGCAAGAGCAACGCCGCCGAGAAGATCGAGATCGAGGACGTCGACAACGAGGAGGCGAATCCGCAGAGCCAGAAATCCGGGGAGTATGTCAGGGAGCTGCTCGCCGAGAAAATATCGATTGACCAAAATAAGTTTCCCAATGCTACTAAACTCATCGACCaag aaatctccaaaactcaacaactaggAAAACCCCAACCAAAAGACCAGAAGTATGTGGACATCTACAGGGAAAAGCCGATAAAAGTAACTGTCAAAGTTCTAGTACCAGTGAGGGAACATCCAAAG TTCAACTTTGTGGGAAAATTGTTGGGACCAAAGGGCAACTCTATGAAACGCCTCCAGGAGGAGACCATGTGCAAAATGGCCGTGCTAGGCCGCGGCTCCATGAAGGACCGCCAGAAGGAGGAAGAGCTGCGCAACTCCCTGGACCCCAAGTACGGCCACCTTTCCGACGACCTGCACGTCGAAATCTCCGCACTGGGTCCGCCAGCCGAGGCCCACGCTAGGGTCGCATTCGCCCTGGCCGAAGTGCGAAAATATCTGATTCCGGACAACAACGACAACATCAGGCAGGAGCAGATGCGTGAGATGGAGATCATCACGTCGTCGGAGCCTCCACCGGCCGTTCCCGAGGAGAGGATCTCGTCAAGGAGACTCGCCAACTCAGCATCGATTCTCAGAT CAGCTCCAGTGGCCAGACCGCCGCTGACCATGCGCACGGCCACCCGCACGCCAGTGTCGACACCTCGTGTGATGCCGGCGAAAACGAAGATCATGTCAATCCTGGACAGGGCCCGCATCGCGATGGAGGAGAGCTACGGCTACGACGACGAACCGTACGATCCGGCACCCGCGTCCTACGACCCGGCTCCGCCTTACGGCTCGACGCTCGGCGGCGGCAGCAGCAGCGGCACCAACCATTCGCGCTCCTACTCGTCCTATCACCACCACCACGAGCCGGACTACGAGCCCACCGACTACTACAGGGAGAGCGCCTCCTCCTACG GGTAA